A section of the Chryseobacterium scophthalmum genome encodes:
- a CDS encoding response regulator, which produces MNQKKILLIDDELDILEILSYNLEKEGYDIYTATNGNEGIDKAKEIIPDLILLDVMMPEKDGIETCQELRKVKELQKTLIVFLSARSEEFSQLAGFQAGANDYVVKLIKPKILISKVNALLQLTSQVSDNAKLIEIGDLIIDKDNFRVSKSGQQFLLPKKEFDLLYLLASNTEKVFKREEILEKVWGNDVIVGERTIDVHIRRLREKLGINTIQTLKGIGYKLIV; this is translated from the coding sequence ATGAACCAAAAGAAAATTCTTCTAATAGACGATGAACTCGATATTCTAGAGATTCTGTCTTACAATCTGGAAAAAGAAGGCTACGACATTTATACCGCTACAAATGGTAACGAAGGTATAGATAAAGCTAAAGAAATTATTCCTGATTTAATATTATTAGATGTAATGATGCCTGAAAAAGACGGTATCGAGACTTGTCAGGAACTTAGAAAAGTAAAAGAGCTGCAAAAAACGCTTATTGTTTTTCTTTCTGCAAGAAGTGAAGAGTTTTCTCAGTTGGCTGGCTTTCAGGCAGGAGCAAACGATTATGTTGTAAAACTAATCAAACCGAAAATTCTTATTTCTAAAGTGAATGCATTGCTTCAGCTGACTTCTCAGGTTTCTGATAATGCCAAACTGATAGAAATTGGTGATTTAATCATTGATAAAGACAACTTCAGAGTTTCAAAAAGCGGGCAGCAGTTTTTATTGCCTAAAAAAGAATTCGATTTGCTTTATCTTTTAGCTTCAAACACAGAAAAAGTGTTTAAAAGAGAAGAAATTCTTGAAAAAGTTTGGGGGAATGACGTAATTGTTGGTGAAAGAACAATTGATGTACATATCCGTAGACTGAGAGAAAAATTAGGAATCAACACGATTCAGACTTTAAAAGGTATTGGGTATAAATTAATTGTTTAA
- a CDS encoding helix-turn-helix domain-containing protein codes for MNRRSDHFPVLGIQDFKDDHSLETHLLFNELYGERSIDDPHKHDFFIINIFEKAKGNHTIDFVDYEVKDRQIHLVFPDQVHQWDIEAGTVGYQLMISRAWFESLIPALRFSQSFYQNHPVIELSDTSFEFLVYEFKTIKKLLNDENIFWEMIQKRSEMIGLLISEAVEFIFKNDEQYHSNPIFSKFLNLIDEYFKEERSVSFYAEKLNISPNYLNIICKKSINSSASSLIQDRILLEAKRLLKVSKKSVKDIVFDLGFYDQASFSKFFKSQTGMTPSQFKE; via the coding sequence ATGAACCGTCGTTCAGATCATTTTCCGGTTTTGGGTATTCAGGATTTCAAGGATGATCATTCTTTGGAAACGCATCTCTTATTTAATGAGCTTTACGGAGAACGTTCTATCGATGATCCGCACAAACATGATTTTTTTATCATTAATATTTTTGAAAAAGCAAAAGGGAATCACACCATCGATTTTGTAGATTATGAAGTGAAAGATCGTCAGATTCATCTTGTTTTCCCCGATCAGGTGCATCAATGGGATATTGAAGCTGGAACGGTAGGATATCAACTGATGATCAGCAGAGCTTGGTTTGAAAGTTTAATTCCTGCTCTGAGGTTTTCACAATCATTTTACCAAAATCACCCTGTCATAGAGCTTTCAGATACGAGTTTTGAATTTCTGGTTTATGAATTTAAGACCATCAAAAAACTGTTGAATGATGAGAATATCTTTTGGGAAATGATTCAGAAGCGAAGCGAAATGATTGGATTACTCATCAGTGAAGCGGTAGAATTTATTTTTAAAAATGATGAGCAATACCATTCGAATCCTATATTTTCAAAATTTTTGAATCTTATTGATGAGTATTTTAAAGAAGAACGTTCGGTTTCTTTTTATGCTGAAAAGCTTAATATTTCGCCCAATTATTTAAATATTATCTGTAAAAAAAGCATTAATTCTTCAGCTTCATCGCTTATTCAGGATAGAATTTTACTTGAAGCAAAGCGTCTTCTGAAAGTTTCAAAAAAATCGGTGAAAGATATTGTTTTTGATTTAGGTTTTTATGATCAGGCAAGCTTTTCAAAATTTTTTAAATCTCAAACGGGAATGACACCGTCTCAATTCAAAGAATGA
- a CDS encoding amidohydrolase, producing the protein MERSNNISRKDFLKSSALAMAGITLTPTVMSANTLSEDKVLGVNGKLILKNVRLETGFEYEEGEVISTKTDLFLVETENGKITKIAPNNPKAKAEDAKGFLMLPAFKDMHIHLDKTFYGDKWQAVRKRKGGVKGMISLEEQIMPEILKNSTYKAEKMIELIQSKGTAFARSHVNIEPTSRLDSLKNLQKALDNKKKSFGAEIVAFPQHGVFYKNSVPYLKEAAQMNIDFIGGVDPYTIDGVIEKTIDFTVQLALDHQKGIDIHLHETGESGLKTVEYLIDKVNENPSLKGKTFFSHCFILGKLDKIKQEEIAEKLGNAQVGIASTIPIGNLIMPLPTLQKHNVTVYTGNDSIVDHWNTYGTGSVLEKANLYAQLYGQSTEFLLSRSLKLATANLTPLDDKGVQQWPKTGNDADFVLLNASCSAEAVSRISNVESLIYRGNVVF; encoded by the coding sequence ATGGAAAGGTCTAATAATATTTCGCGAAAAGATTTTTTGAAAAGCTCTGCTTTAGCAATGGCTGGAATTACTTTAACGCCTACAGTGATGAGTGCAAACACGCTTTCTGAAGATAAAGTTTTAGGAGTAAACGGTAAATTAATTCTTAAGAATGTCCGTCTTGAAACCGGTTTTGAATATGAAGAAGGAGAAGTGATTTCTACAAAGACAGATTTGTTCTTAGTGGAAACAGAAAACGGTAAAATCACAAAAATAGCTCCGAATAATCCTAAAGCAAAAGCGGAGGATGCAAAAGGATTTTTGATGCTTCCGGCTTTTAAAGACATGCACATTCACCTTGATAAAACTTTTTATGGCGACAAATGGCAGGCTGTAAGAAAAAGAAAAGGCGGAGTAAAAGGAATGATTTCTTTGGAAGAACAAATCATGCCGGAAATTCTGAAAAATTCTACTTACAAAGCAGAAAAAATGATTGAATTGATTCAGTCTAAAGGAACTGCTTTTGCAAGGAGTCATGTAAATATTGAGCCTACTTCCAGGCTCGATTCTTTGAAAAATTTACAGAAAGCTTTAGATAATAAAAAGAAAAGTTTCGGAGCAGAAATTGTTGCCTTTCCGCAGCACGGAGTTTTTTACAAAAATTCTGTTCCTTATTTGAAAGAAGCGGCTCAGATGAATATCGATTTTATCGGTGGAGTAGATCCTTACACGATTGACGGAGTGATTGAAAAAACAATTGATTTTACGGTACAACTCGCTTTAGACCATCAAAAAGGAATTGACATTCATCTTCATGAAACCGGAGAATCAGGTTTGAAAACGGTTGAATACCTTATCGATAAAGTGAATGAAAATCCTTCTCTAAAAGGAAAAACATTTTTTAGTCATTGTTTTATTTTAGGTAAATTAGATAAAATAAAACAGGAAGAGATTGCCGAAAAATTAGGCAATGCTCAAGTGGGAATTGCTTCAACGATTCCTATCGGAAATTTGATTATGCCGCTTCCGACTTTACAAAAACATAATGTAACCGTTTATACCGGAAATGATAGTATCGTCGATCATTGGAATACCTACGGAACCGGAAGTGTGTTAGAAAAAGCCAATCTTTATGCTCAGCTTTACGGTCAGTCGACTGAATTTTTGCTTTCAAGAAGTTTAAAATTGGCCACGGCAAATCTAACTCCTTTGGATGATAAAGGCGTTCAGCAATGGCCGAAAACGGGTAATGATGCCGATTTTGTTTTGCTGAATGCAAGTTGTTCGGCAGAAGCGGTATCAAGAATTTCAAACGTAGAATCTCTTATTTATAGAGGGAACGTGGTATTTTAA
- a CDS encoding ankyrin repeat domain-containing protein, with protein MKVLFFLLCVISINACEKSFSQPVKEIMINGENVIELVKSNNAEGLRTALENGADVNTKDSRGRSLLLLAVVGKKIKIAKILVEYKADVNLQDQQLDSPFLFAGANGQTELVKLFLKNGARFDVFNRYNGTALIPACERGHVETVKVLANTEGFPINHVNRLGWTALMEAVILGDGSLKYQQIVQILKDKGAKDIADNEGITALEHAKSLGYKEIVKILES; from the coding sequence ATGAAAGTTTTGTTTTTTCTGTTGTGTGTTATCAGTATAAATGCTTGCGAAAAAAGCTTCTCTCAACCTGTAAAAGAAATTATGATTAATGGTGAAAATGTGATTGAGCTTGTAAAGAGCAATAATGCAGAAGGATTAAGAACGGCTTTGGAAAATGGAGCCGATGTGAATACGAAAGATTCGAGAGGAAGATCTTTGCTGCTTCTTGCAGTTGTAGGAAAAAAGATAAAAATTGCAAAAATCCTTGTCGAATATAAAGCGGATGTTAATCTGCAGGATCAACAATTGGACAGTCCGTTTTTGTTTGCGGGTGCAAATGGACAGACCGAATTGGTAAAATTATTTCTGAAAAACGGAGCTCGTTTTGACGTTTTCAACAGATACAACGGAACGGCTTTAATTCCTGCCTGCGAAAGAGGTCATGTAGAAACCGTAAAAGTTTTGGCGAATACGGAAGGTTTTCCGATCAATCATGTGAACAGATTGGGATGGACTGCTTTGATGGAAGCGGTGATTTTAGGTGACGGAAGTTTAAAATATCAGCAAATTGTTCAGATTCTTAAAGATAAAGGCGCAAAAGATATCGCCGATAACGAAGGAATTACCGCTTTGGAGCACGCAAAATCTTTAGGTTATAAAGAGATTGTAAAAATTTTAGAATCATAA
- a CDS encoding DUF6443 domain-containing protein, producing the protein MKKIIVPISTLFIVGLSHAQTLNLSTNQNYVYSKTYLDYNETTASKTAETVQYFDGLGRPKQVVNIKASPLQKDVVTHIEYDAFGRQVKDYLPVPQTFSANGSIFTAPLDYASNPAVYGTEKFYSEKILENSPLDRIQQHIQVGNEWSAKPVKFDYGANIDGEVKKYVATFNYSNFSSLITLSGNYGVNQLYKNTVTDEDGNKTIEFKNGQGQTLLVRKMLDDVTKADTYYVYNDYNQLAYVIPPLAVTANTVDETTLNNLCYQYKYDERNRLVEKKLPGKGWEYMVYDKADRLVGTQDANLRLTSTWLVTKYDRFGRVIYTGLMPLPNETRESLQGMTNPHVIVESSNSTGFTKNGMQIYYTNSLYSQIETILSVNYYDTYPAGSPTIPTQILGQSVLQHDAQNSNISTKSLPVASYLKNIEDDNWTKNYTWYDQKGRAIGGHSINHLGGYTKTESELDFSGTPKMAITKHKRLDSDTEKVITENFTYDYQNRLLTHSHQVDNNPVEYLAQNKYNELSQLEYKKVGGTSLNSPLQKVDYKYNIRGWMTQINNPADLSGGDLFGYKIKYNQVDGQQIPNSDFTNLQVKPKYNGNIVEIDWKTNTTTGDNLRRYGYVYDGLNRLLAGFYQKDTNPTAKEYFEKLDYDLNGNITNLKRSEGILNGSGTAMTIDNLNYIYTGNRLNSVTDISGQYSGYPDTSGNTISYDLNGNMKDHKDKGILQIDYNFLNLPKFLKFDQLYFTRGTWLNTNTTNYYKADGSKIRKEHRYSENSSYKLKTTEYLDGFQYEIKSISASTAPLLKFIPTSEGYFNFENNKYIYNYVDHLGNVRLSYFHNGSSIEVLEENNYYPFGLKHEGYNALAGNPSYNYKYNGKELQETGMYDYGARFYMPDIGRWGVVDPLAEKYSSMSNFAYVANNPVIFVDPDGKDIIIYYMNSKGKMESYDYKYGAQYKGANKYVHAFHRSANALIKSGAGNILKSLESKSEKVWVRGDNLKKGESPDFDPATMTIRWSPTTGVDTDGNADLTPTEVLNHEMDHGLGFITDPEKFNKDLNTPDKKYGDKEEKRVITGSEQSTAKKMKRIKKNETTRTNHDGNLIPTAGVTTTQPPAIEIQEVIITVKKKK; encoded by the coding sequence ATGAAAAAAATAATCGTCCCAATAAGTACATTGTTTATAGTGGGTCTTTCCCATGCCCAGACATTGAACTTAAGTACCAATCAGAATTATGTCTATTCAAAAACCTATCTCGATTATAATGAAACTACCGCCTCTAAAACAGCAGAAACTGTTCAGTATTTCGATGGTTTAGGAAGACCAAAACAGGTTGTGAATATCAAAGCATCTCCATTACAGAAAGATGTTGTGACACATATTGAATACGATGCTTTCGGAAGGCAGGTAAAAGATTATCTTCCTGTACCCCAGACTTTCTCAGCCAACGGCAGTATCTTTACAGCACCTTTAGATTACGCTTCGAATCCAGCTGTTTATGGCACAGAAAAATTCTATTCGGAGAAAATATTAGAAAACTCCCCTTTAGATAGAATTCAACAACATATTCAAGTAGGAAATGAATGGAGTGCTAAGCCTGTAAAGTTTGATTATGGCGCAAATATAGACGGAGAAGTAAAAAAATATGTAGCTACATTTAATTATTCAAATTTCTCATCATTAATAACTTTATCAGGAAACTATGGAGTCAATCAGTTATATAAAAATACGGTAACCGATGAAGACGGAAATAAAACCATAGAATTTAAAAACGGACAGGGACAAACCCTCTTGGTAAGAAAAATGCTTGATGATGTTACAAAAGCAGATACTTACTATGTATACAATGATTATAATCAGCTGGCGTATGTAATCCCGCCGTTGGCTGTTACAGCCAACACGGTTGATGAAACGACCTTAAACAATCTTTGCTACCAATACAAATATGATGAGAGAAACAGGCTTGTAGAAAAGAAGCTACCGGGAAAAGGGTGGGAATACATGGTGTATGATAAAGCCGATCGTCTTGTGGGAACGCAGGATGCTAATTTACGACTGACTTCTACATGGCTCGTTACCAAATATGATAGATTCGGACGAGTGATTTATACAGGATTGATGCCTCTTCCCAATGAAACCAGGGAAAGTTTACAAGGAATGACCAATCCTCACGTAATTGTTGAATCTAGCAACAGTACAGGATTTACGAAAAACGGAATGCAAATCTATTATACAAATAGCTTGTACAGTCAGATCGAAACAATATTGTCTGTCAATTATTATGACACTTATCCTGCGGGAAGTCCTACAATCCCTACTCAGATTTTGGGACAGAGTGTATTGCAACATGATGCTCAAAATTCAAATATCAGTACCAAAAGTTTGCCCGTAGCATCTTATTTAAAAAACATTGAAGATGATAACTGGACGAAGAACTACACTTGGTACGACCAAAAAGGAAGAGCAATTGGAGGTCATTCCATTAATCATTTGGGAGGGTATACCAAAACAGAATCTGAGCTTGATTTTTCAGGAACTCCAAAGATGGCTATTACCAAACACAAAAGACTAGATAGTGATACCGAAAAAGTGATTACCGAAAATTTTACTTACGATTATCAAAACAGGTTATTAACTCATAGTCATCAGGTTGATAACAATCCTGTAGAATATCTTGCTCAGAATAAGTATAATGAACTTTCACAGTTAGAATATAAAAAAGTGGGTGGAACAAGCTTAAATTCACCATTGCAGAAAGTAGATTACAAATACAACATCCGAGGCTGGATGACGCAGATCAACAATCCTGCTGACTTAAGCGGTGGTGATTTGTTTGGTTATAAAATCAAATATAATCAGGTAGATGGACAGCAAATACCCAATAGTGATTTTACAAATCTTCAGGTAAAACCTAAATACAACGGAAATATTGTAGAAATAGACTGGAAAACCAATACTACAACAGGAGATAATTTAAGAAGATATGGCTATGTCTATGATGGCTTAAACAGATTATTAGCAGGTTTTTACCAGAAAGATACCAATCCAACAGCGAAAGAATATTTTGAAAAGTTGGATTATGACCTTAACGGAAATATTACCAATCTGAAAAGATCGGAAGGCATATTAAACGGATCAGGTACTGCAATGACCATTGATAATCTTAATTATATCTACACAGGAAACAGGCTCAATTCTGTTACTGATATTTCAGGTCAATACAGCGGCTATCCCGATACCTCAGGAAATACAATTTCGTATGATCTTAATGGAAATATGAAAGATCATAAAGATAAAGGGATTTTACAAATCGATTATAATTTTTTAAATCTGCCAAAGTTTTTAAAATTTGATCAATTATATTTTACCAGAGGAACTTGGTTAAACACAAACACCACTAATTATTATAAAGCTGATGGTTCAAAGATCAGAAAAGAACATCGTTACAGTGAAAATTCTTCCTATAAATTAAAGACAACTGAATATTTGGATGGTTTCCAATATGAAATAAAATCAATATCAGCTTCAACAGCTCCACTTCTGAAATTTATTCCAACATCAGAAGGCTATTTTAATTTCGAAAATAATAAGTATATTTACAATTACGTAGACCATTTAGGAAATGTACGTTTAAGTTACTTTCATAATGGAAGCAGCATAGAAGTTCTTGAAGAAAACAACTATTATCCTTTTGGGTTGAAGCACGAAGGTTATAATGCATTGGCTGGAAATCCAAGTTATAATTACAAGTACAACGGCAAGGAGCTGCAGGAGACCGGAATGTATGATTACGGAGCAAGATTTTATATGCCGGATATCGGAAGATGGGGCGTGGTGGATCCGTTGGCAGAGAAATATTCAAGTATGTCAAATTTTGCATATGTTGCTAATAATCCAGTAATTTTCGTTGACCCAGATGGAAAAGATATTATAATTTACTATATGAATTCCAAAGGAAAAATGGAGTCATATGATTATAAGTACGGTGCTCAATATAAGGGGGCAAATAAATATGTTCATGCATTTCATAGATCTGCAAATGCCTTAATTAAATCGGGAGCAGGCAATATTCTAAAATCTCTTGAAAGTAAATCTGAAAAGGTGTGGGTTAGAGGAGATAATTTAAAAAAGGGAGAAAGCCCTGATTTTGATCCTGCAACAATGACAATACGATGGTCACCTACAACAGGGGTAGACACGGATGGTAATGCTGATTTAACTCCAACAGAAGTTCTTAATCACGAAATGGATCATGGATTAGGATTCATAACTGATCCTGAAAAATTTAATAAAGATCTAAATACACCAGACAAAAAATACGGGGACAAAGAAGAAAAAAGAGTAATTACGGGTAGTGAACAGTCTACAGCAAAAAAAATGAAGAGAATTAAAAAAAATGAAACAACTCGTACAAATCACGATGGTAATTTAATACCAACAGCGGGAGTAACAACAACTCAACCTCCTGCCATAGAAATACAAGAAGTAATAATTACAGTTAAAAAGAAAAAGTAA
- a CDS encoding TonB-dependent receptor domain-containing protein produces MNFRKLSIAALFLTTSGTLMYAQEKNDTVKNEKRIEGVIIQGTTKKGSESNIITVQRKSVEVIERVGSVQLEKQGVGDVSVAVTKATGSQKQEGSGQIFIRGLGDRNNSTTINGLQVPSNDPLYKNIDLSIIKTDMIDFIGLEKVYNPRLWGDMSGANVDIVTKVYTGKPYFKINLGSSVNFNAVQKNNYFLQDGPSYFGFAKLEQPSKNAVANRGYVFNTSWKDQEVNNPFNSNLSFDFGTNFKVGSQGKLSIFGYGGFDNSYEYFNGITGGTYSAQDDALRIYTQAEEFKYTTNTTGLVNINYKINPNHNINLSSNYIHTSEQKLGNFSGYNRDYYDNDVNQTRYTTQLRRATTRINDLLVNQLRGEHTLSEPLKISWNIGYNRLDSRRPDRQQNVTVLDKQQNYSFFASSNPGANNRYYDQLLENDFVGDIHADYKLGESAKITLGYSGRYKDSDFKATQYNFRILPVQGSYFVDPKNYDTFFNLANYQSGVFFDVVTFRGDVKYSPEQALIPQTFTSEMTNNAGYVNVDYKFSDKFTAQVGVRYENLMQKLKYNTAIQEGKQDRDYNKILPAFNLKYSLNDKHNLRLAGSKTYTSPLLLEIAPFEYEDIEESTLGNQSNYLADNYNVDLKWEWFPSKNELVSLSAFGKYIQNPLARVTINSSSNSTSVMNVGDTGRVYGVEAEIRKDIYSAGNTRLYAFLNGTYLNTEQELDNDKVAKENSGPGQSNYSTNFNVTKDKMQGASDFLANANIGLEKKWGNKNSIDLVVSYSYISDNIYSLGTQNRGNMVDKAFSTLDATLKFKLSNGMGFSFTGRNLINPYFTRVQDNLITGNELASKKYKRGTAVGASISYEF; encoded by the coding sequence ATGAATTTTAGAAAACTGAGTATCGCTGCATTATTCCTTACCACATCTGGTACTTTAATGTACGCTCAAGAAAAAAATGACACCGTAAAGAACGAAAAAAGGATTGAGGGTGTTATTATTCAGGGAACAACAAAGAAAGGTAGCGAATCTAACATCATCACTGTACAGAGAAAATCTGTTGAAGTAATTGAACGTGTAGGTTCTGTACAGCTGGAAAAACAAGGTGTAGGCGACGTTTCTGTAGCTGTAACGAAAGCAACAGGATCACAAAAACAAGAAGGTAGCGGACAAATTTTCATCCGTGGTCTTGGTGACCGTAACAACTCTACAACCATTAATGGACTACAGGTTCCATCTAATGATCCTTTATACAAAAACATCGATTTAAGTATCATCAAAACTGATATGATCGATTTTATTGGTCTGGAAAAAGTGTACAACCCAAGGCTTTGGGGTGATATGTCTGGAGCCAATGTTGACATTGTAACAAAAGTTTACACCGGAAAGCCTTATTTTAAAATTAATTTAGGATCTTCTGTAAACTTTAATGCAGTACAAAAAAATAATTATTTCCTTCAGGACGGACCAAGCTATTTTGGCTTTGCTAAACTGGAGCAGCCTTCTAAAAATGCAGTTGCAAATAGAGGATATGTTTTTAATACGTCTTGGAAAGATCAGGAAGTAAACAATCCTTTCAACTCTAACTTGAGCTTTGATTTCGGAACTAATTTCAAAGTTGGAAGCCAAGGAAAACTAAGTATTTTCGGATACGGAGGTTTTGATAACAGCTACGAATATTTTAACGGAATCACAGGAGGTACATATAGCGCACAGGACGATGCTCTTAGAATATATACTCAAGCAGAAGAATTTAAATATACTACCAATACAACTGGTTTAGTAAATATTAATTACAAAATTAATCCTAATCATAATATTAATCTATCATCAAATTATATCCATACTTCTGAGCAGAAATTAGGAAATTTTTCAGGATATAACAGAGATTATTATGATAATGATGTTAACCAGACAAGATACACAACTCAGCTGAGAAGAGCCACAACTCGTATTAACGATTTATTAGTAAACCAATTAAGAGGTGAGCATACATTATCTGAACCATTGAAAATATCTTGGAATATTGGTTATAACAGATTAGACAGCAGAAGACCAGACAGACAACAGAATGTAACTGTTTTAGACAAACAACAAAACTATAGCTTCTTCGCAAGTAGTAATCCTGGAGCAAACAACAGATATTACGATCAGCTTTTGGAGAATGATTTTGTAGGTGATATTCATGCAGATTACAAATTGGGAGAAAGCGCAAAAATTACTTTAGGATACAGCGGAAGATATAAAGACAGTGATTTCAAAGCAACACAATATAACTTTAGAATTTTGCCGGTACAGGGAAGCTACTTTGTTGATCCTAAAAATTATGACACATTCTTTAATCTTGCTAATTATCAGTCGGGAGTTTTCTTTGATGTTGTAACTTTTAGAGGTGATGTGAAATATTCTCCGGAACAAGCATTAATTCCGCAAACATTTACTTCTGAAATGACTAATAATGCAGGTTATGTAAATGTAGATTACAAATTCAGCGATAAGTTTACAGCGCAGGTTGGAGTAAGATACGAAAATCTAATGCAAAAACTTAAATACAATACTGCAATTCAGGAAGGAAAACAAGACAGAGATTACAATAAAATCTTACCTGCTTTCAACTTAAAATATAGCTTAAATGATAAACATAATTTAAGATTAGCGGGATCTAAAACCTACACCTCACCATTGTTACTTGAAATTGCACCTTTCGAATATGAAGATATTGAAGAAAGTACATTGGGTAATCAATCAAACTACCTTGCAGACAACTATAATGTAGATTTAAAATGGGAATGGTTTCCAAGCAAAAATGAATTAGTGTCATTATCTGCATTTGGAAAATATATCCAAAATCCTCTTGCAAGAGTAACAATTAATTCATCTTCCAACTCTACTTCTGTAATGAACGTAGGAGACACAGGAAGAGTATATGGAGTGGAAGCAGAAATCAGAAAAGACATATACAGTGCTGGAAACACAAGATTATACGCATTCTTGAACGGTACTTATTTGAATACTGAACAAGAACTTGACAACGACAAAGTTGCTAAAGAAAATTCAGGACCTGGACAATCAAATTACTCTACTAACTTCAATGTTACAAAAGATAAAATGCAGGGTGCTTCAGATTTCTTAGCTAATGCCAATATTGGTTTGGAAAAGAAATGGGGTAACAAAAACTCGATAGATTTGGTTGTTTCATACTCTTATATTTCAGATAACATTTACTCTTTAGGTACACAAAACAGAGGAAATATGGTAGATAAAGCATTCAGTACTTTAGATGCCACTTTGAAATTTAAATTATCAAATGGAATGGGCTTTTCTTTCACAGGAAGAAACCTAATTAATCCTTATTTCACAAGAGTTCAAGACAATCTAATAACAGGAAACGAACTTGCATCAAAAAAATATAAAAGAGGAACAGCTGTAGGAGCAAGCATTTCTTACGAATTCTAA